From the genome of Helicobacter sp. 12S02232-10, one region includes:
- the hisIE gene encoding bifunctional phosphoribosyl-AMP cyclohydrolase/phosphoribosyl-ATP diphosphatase HisIE → MNPTQRQALIKKLDWDKSPLIPAIIQQYSDNRVLMLGFMNQEALNLTLETGLVHYFSRTRGRIWKKGETSGHIQKLIEMFLDCDNDTLLLKVEQEGNVCHTGAQSCFFQRIDIDPVNTLRETSDFDIQFSVIDTLYRTLQERKTQLPDKSYTASLYAKGENEICKKIIEEAGEFAFAIKDSEEKQIVYECADLIYHILVGLSYKNITPDLIKRELKRRFGMSGIEEKNNRK, encoded by the coding sequence ATGAATCCGACTCAAAGACAAGCATTGATTAAGAAGCTTGATTGGGATAAATCCCCCTTAATCCCTGCTATTATCCAACAATATAGTGATAATCGTGTTTTGATGTTGGGGTTTATGAATCAAGAAGCGCTAAATCTTACTTTAGAGACGGGTTTGGTTCATTATTTTTCCCGCACGCGCGGACGCATATGGAAAAAGGGTGAAACAAGCGGTCATATTCAAAAATTAATCGAAATGTTTCTAGATTGCGATAATGATACGTTGCTTTTGAAAGTGGAGCAGGAGGGAAATGTTTGTCATACAGGCGCACAGAGTTGTTTTTTTCAACGAATAGATATCGATCCTGTCAATACCTTAAGAGAAACAAGTGATTTTGATATTCAATTTAGCGTTATAGATACTTTGTACCGCACTTTGCAAGAAAGAAAAACCCAACTTCCGGACAAATCTTATACCGCTTCTTTGTATGCGAAAGGTGAAAATGAGATTTGCAAAAAAATTATAGAAGAGGCGGGAGAATTTGCTTTTGCAATCAAAGATAGTGAAGAAAAACAGATTGTTTATGAATGTGCGGATTTAATTTATCATATTCTTGTCGGACTGAGTTATAAAAATATCACCCCTGATCTCATCAAGCGCGAGCTTAAAAGAAGATTTGGAATGAGCGGGATTGAAGAGAAAAATAATCGAAAATGA
- a CDS encoding pitrilysin family protein, with amino-acid sequence MKNLIALLLLFLGVHMNANSSKEPIKFYEVNNIKIPVIYEESNLLPIGSIQLVFIGGGSINDGDKNGLSRLGASILNEGTKELGATKFSEKLEQKAIDISASSGLETLNIELNYLKDQEKDAINFLGDLLKSPNLTQNALKKIQTKAIASLLNKETDFDYIASTTLSSLLFKNTPLAYPPLGTIKSVENIKLADIKAYLEKNLSLSRLVIIMGGDINTDKTLAALKPILSMLQTGKKTEMHHYNANPKPQEKILYKDTQQAYIYFGSPFNINNFEKDAYKAKVMAFILGSSGFGSRLMEEIRVKRGLAYSAYMRIVTGNIASYTTGYLQTQLQNQTQSIELIKKVVQDFVEKGVTQDELNGAKNFLLGSEPLRNETLSGRLYAKFYNFYLGLPLDFDKIQLEQIKNLTLKELNEYIKSHPEIKNLSFSIVTKKGAK; translated from the coding sequence ATGAAAAATCTAATCGCACTATTACTATTATTTTTAGGAGTCCATATGAACGCAAATTCATCTAAAGAACCCATTAAATTTTATGAAGTAAATAATATTAAAATTCCTGTTATTTATGAAGAATCCAATCTTTTGCCAATAGGTTCCATACAGCTTGTATTTATAGGCGGAGGAAGTATCAATGATGGTGATAAAAATGGACTTTCTAGGCTTGGGGCAAGCATTTTAAATGAGGGTACAAAAGAACTTGGGGCTACAAAATTCTCTGAAAAACTTGAACAAAAAGCCATTGATATCAGTGCAAGTTCAGGACTAGAGACCTTAAATATCGAATTAAATTATCTCAAAGATCAGGAAAAAGATGCAATCAATTTCCTTGGTGATTTACTCAAATCGCCCAATCTTACCCAAAATGCTTTAAAAAAAATTCAAACCAAAGCCATAGCCAGTCTTTTAAACAAAGAAACAGACTTTGATTATATTGCTAGCACAACTCTTTCGAGTCTGTTATTTAAAAATACTCCATTAGCCTACCCTCCTTTAGGTACTATTAAAAGTGTAGAAAACATTAAACTTGCCGATATCAAAGCGTACTTGGAAAAAAATCTTTCACTTTCTAGACTTGTGATCATTATGGGAGGAGACATCAACACAGATAAAACCCTCGCTGCCCTCAAGCCCATATTATCTATGTTGCAAACAGGTAAAAAAACAGAAATGCACCATTATAATGCAAACCCCAAGCCACAGGAAAAAATCCTCTATAAAGATACGCAGCAAGCCTATATTTATTTTGGCTCCCCTTTTAATATCAACAATTTTGAAAAAGATGCTTATAAAGCCAAAGTAATGGCTTTTATACTTGGTTCAAGTGGATTTGGCTCTCGCCTTATGGAAGAAATTCGCGTCAAAAGAGGGTTGGCATATTCAGCATATATGAGAATTGTTACAGGCAACATTGCTAGTTATACCACAGGCTATTTGCAAACCCAACTTCAAAATCAAACTCAAAGTATTGAACTGATAAAAAAAGTAGTGCAAGATTTTGTAGAAAAAGGCGTGACACAAGATGAACTAAATGGTGCAAAAAATTTCTTATTGGGATCAGAACCACTCCGAAACGAAACACTCTCAGGACGCTTATATGCAAAATTTTATAATTTCTATTTGGGGTTGCCTCTGGATTTTGACAAAATCCAACTTGAACAGATTAAAAATCTTACGCTCAAAGAACTCAATGAATATATCAAATCTCATCCCGAAATCAAAAATCTCAGCTTTAGCATTGTGACAAAAAAGGGGGCTAAATGA
- the ccsA gene encoding cytochrome c biogenesis protein CcsA: MKIFKLFFCSFWAAIPLLLLYAIACAVATFIENDYGTSAARAMIYNTWWFDALHLYLLVVLIGTLVVSKAWQRKKYASILFHASLVVIILGAGITRFFGFEGMMHIREGESSYSITTAESFLNITAVSSDGKVQKEFISSPLSPFSHYRLKKSIEIFNKPLKLESLEVYKKDLNKNSNTSFLVLNAVYDGIERVYNITGGPGVQSANVEAEFNGVRIFINWGVRKIMLPFGLKLEKFDLQRYPGSMSPSSYASEVEVLDLDGKVIEPYRIYMNHVLDYRGYRFFQSSYDADEQGTILSVNKDPGKIPTYIGYAMLILGAIWLLFAKKGRFNKLANFLRSQKIAGLIFVIAFSSSIWHVAYAEEGKIDTHGPAKEQTVPEGSNPHIDNVMPTSSNEEIIQRMKNLKKNSKKHIKKFSQLQLQDFGGRIKPLDTMAMDVVHKITKEDDFKGLSNDQVFLGMILYPNDWRDIKIIYTATPKLREILGVPKDQKRIAFSDAFSPNGYKLQNYVEEANRKKPNERGTFDKDVLNVDERLNLTFMVFTGQILRIFPDENSNIWFAPSDALENATPARDKEIRTILDDFFKGFDIGITYNHWDQADEALDKLGDYQKLHGKSLYLSKSKIDSEIFLNHINFFDQLTLPYILLGLILFIAVLVSILRDRVVNVWFGRSIYALILLCVLVHTIGLALRWYVSGHSPWSNAYESMLYIAWAAGVAGVVFFRKSNLALCAASFLAGIALFVAHLGFMDPQIGNLVPVLKSYWLNIHVSVITASYGFLGLCFIVGVITLVMFIFRNPNRPNIDHTILSLSAINEMSMILGLLMLTVGNFLGGVWANESWGRYWGWDPKETWALISIGVYAVILHLRFMNFAFMPYIFASASVVGFYSILMTYFGVNYYLSGMHSYAAGDPLPIPVFLYYFVAFSVILIVLAGLKRKLEMPKL, from the coding sequence ATGAAAATTTTTAAATTATTTTTCTGTTCTTTTTGGGCAGCAATTCCTTTGCTTCTTTTGTATGCCATTGCTTGTGCAGTCGCTACTTTTATTGAAAATGACTATGGAACCTCTGCTGCAAGAGCAATGATTTATAATACTTGGTGGTTTGATGCTTTGCATCTTTACTTGCTGGTCGTTTTGATTGGAACTTTGGTGGTTTCAAAGGCGTGGCAAAGAAAGAAATATGCAAGTATCTTATTTCACGCTTCTTTGGTGGTGATTATCTTAGGAGCAGGAATCACAAGATTTTTTGGTTTTGAAGGCATGATGCATATTCGAGAGGGTGAGAGCAGTTATTCAATTACGACTGCTGAGAGCTTTCTTAATATTACTGCAGTTTCATCTGATGGTAAGGTTCAAAAAGAGTTTATTTCAAGCCCTCTTTCTCCTTTTTCGCATTATCGACTTAAAAAAAGTATTGAGATTTTTAACAAACCTTTAAAATTGGAGTCTCTTGAAGTTTATAAAAAGGATTTGAATAAAAATAGTAACACTTCTTTTTTGGTTTTGAATGCAGTTTATGATGGCATTGAACGCGTATATAACATCACAGGAGGACCTGGAGTTCAAAGTGCAAATGTTGAAGCCGAATTTAATGGGGTGCGAATTTTCATTAACTGGGGGGTAAGAAAAATAATGCTTCCTTTTGGTCTTAAGTTGGAAAAATTTGATTTGCAACGTTATCCAGGTTCAATGAGTCCTTCTTCTTATGCTTCTGAAGTGGAGGTTTTAGATTTGGATGGAAAAGTTATAGAACCTTATAGAATTTATATGAACCATGTTCTTGATTATAGAGGATACAGATTTTTTCAATCTTCTTATGATGCTGATGAGCAAGGCACGATTCTTTCAGTCAATAAAGATCCTGGAAAAATTCCCACTTATATCGGGTATGCGATGTTGATTTTGGGAGCAATTTGGTTGTTGTTTGCCAAAAAAGGAAGATTTAACAAACTTGCTAATTTTTTAAGATCCCAAAAAATCGCAGGTTTGATTTTTGTTATAGCATTTAGTTCTAGTATATGGCACGTTGCTTACGCTGAAGAAGGAAAAATAGATACTCATGGTCCTGCAAAAGAGCAGACGGTTCCTGAAGGTTCAAATCCGCATATTGATAATGTAATGCCCACAAGCTCCAATGAGGAAATCATTCAGAGAATGAAAAATCTGAAAAAGAATTCCAAAAAACATATCAAGAAGTTTTCTCAACTCCAGCTTCAGGATTTTGGGGGTCGTATAAAGCCTTTGGATACAATGGCAATGGATGTTGTCCATAAAATCACAAAAGAAGATGATTTTAAGGGATTGAGTAATGATCAGGTATTTTTAGGAATGATACTTTATCCAAATGATTGGAGAGATATTAAAATCATTTATACTGCAACCCCAAAATTAAGAGAAATTTTGGGAGTTCCTAAAGATCAAAAGAGAATCGCTTTTTCAGACGCGTTTAGTCCCAATGGTTATAAACTCCAAAATTACGTTGAGGAAGCTAATCGTAAAAAGCCCAATGAAAGAGGAACCTTTGATAAAGATGTTTTGAATGTCGATGAAAGACTCAATCTTACTTTTATGGTTTTTACTGGGCAAATATTGAGAATTTTTCCTGATGAGAATTCTAATATTTGGTTTGCGCCTAGTGATGCATTGGAAAATGCAACACCAGCTAGAGACAAAGAAATTCGAACAATTTTAGACGATTTTTTTAAAGGTTTTGATATAGGCATTACTTATAATCATTGGGATCAAGCCGATGAAGCTTTGGATAAGCTTGGTGATTATCAAAAATTGCACGGAAAAAGCCTATATTTGTCAAAGTCAAAAATAGATTCTGAAATTTTTCTGAATCATATCAATTTTTTTGATCAATTGACCTTGCCTTATATTTTATTGGGTTTAATTCTTTTTATTGCCGTTCTTGTGAGTATTTTACGTGATAGAGTGGTAAATGTTTGGTTTGGAAGAAGCATTTATGCACTGATTCTTCTATGTGTTCTTGTCCATACGATAGGACTTGCGTTGCGTTGGTATGTCAGCGGGCATTCTCCTTGGAGTAATGCTTATGAATCAATGCTTTATATTGCTTGGGCTGCAGGGGTAGCAGGGGTAGTATTTTTCAGGAAATCCAATCTTGCTTTGTGTGCTGCAAGCTTTTTGGCAGGTATAGCACTTTTTGTAGCCCATCTTGGTTTTATGGATCCCCAAATTGGTAATCTTGTTCCTGTCCTCAAATCTTATTGGCTTAATATTCATGTCTCTGTAATTACTGCAAGTTACGGATTTTTAGGGTTGTGTTTTATTGTAGGGGTTATCACTTTGGTAATGTTTATTTTCAGGAATCCAAATCGACCCAATATTGATCATACGATCCTTTCTTTGAGTGCTATTAATGAAATGAGTATGATTTTAGGGCTTTTAATGCTCACAGTCGGTAATTTTCTTGGAGGAGTCTGGGCAAATGAATCGTGGGGGCGTTATTGGGGTTGGGATCCCAAAGAAACTTGGGCGTTAATTTCGATTGGCGTGTATGCAGTGATTTTGCATTTGAGGTTTATGAACTTTGCTTTTATGCCTTATATTTTTGCAAGTGCAAGCGTGGTAGGATTTTATTCGATTTTGATGACTTATTTTGGTGTGAATTATTATTTATCCGGAATGCATAGTTATGCCGCAGGCGATCCTTTGCCCATCCCTGTTTTCTTGTATTATTTTGTTGCTTTTAGCGTGATTTTGATTGTATTGGCGGGCTTGAAGCGAAAATTGGAGATGCCTAAACTTTAG
- a CDS encoding dehypoxanthine futalosine cyclase, which produces MERMSNNEILDLMKNASLKELGEMANKKKQELHPDKITTFIVDRNINYTNICWVDCKFCAFKRRLNEAGEYILSFEEIDRKIDELIAIGGTQILFQGGVHPKLKIDYYEDLVAHIRQKYPNITIHGFSAIEINYIAKISKLSLPEVLQRLKNAGLSSIPGAGAEILSDRVRDIIAPKKLDSDEWIEVHRQAHKLDIKSTATMMFGSVDKDEDVIEHWERIRSLQDETGGFRAFILWSFQPDNTPLQKEMPEIKKASSNRYLRLLACSRLYLDNIQNIQSSWVTQGSHIGQLALLFGANDLGSTMMEENVVSAAGASHSMNESEMIKLIKDIGEYPAKRNTAYEILKRY; this is translated from the coding sequence ATGGAACGAATGAGTAACAATGAAATACTTGATTTGATGAAAAATGCCTCTCTCAAAGAATTGGGAGAAATGGCAAATAAAAAAAAACAAGAGCTTCATCCTGATAAAATCACAACTTTTATCGTTGATCGCAATATCAACTATACCAACATCTGTTGGGTAGATTGCAAATTTTGCGCATTTAAAAGACGACTCAATGAAGCAGGCGAATATATCTTGAGTTTTGAAGAAATTGATAGAAAAATTGATGAGCTCATTGCTATAGGAGGCACACAGATACTCTTTCAAGGAGGCGTGCATCCAAAACTCAAAATCGACTATTATGAAGACTTAGTAGCCCATATCCGTCAAAAATATCCAAATATTACAATACACGGATTTTCTGCCATAGAAATCAATTATATTGCTAAAATTTCAAAGCTCAGTCTTCCTGAAGTTCTTCAAAGGCTTAAAAATGCGGGACTAAGTTCTATACCTGGAGCTGGAGCAGAAATTTTAAGCGATCGGGTTAGAGATATCATTGCACCAAAAAAATTAGATTCTGATGAATGGATAGAAGTTCATAGACAAGCTCATAAATTAGATATCAAAAGTACAGCAACAATGATGTTTGGAAGTGTTGATAAAGATGAAGATGTCATCGAACATTGGGAAAGAATTCGGTCTCTCCAAGATGAAACAGGTGGTTTTAGGGCTTTTATCTTATGGAGTTTTCAGCCCGATAACACCCCTCTCCAAAAAGAAATGCCTGAGATCAAAAAAGCTTCTAGCAATCGCTATTTAAGACTTTTGGCCTGCAGTCGTCTTTATTTGGATAACATCCAAAATATTCAAAGTTCTTGGGTCACACAAGGTTCCCACATCGGACAATTAGCGCTTCTTTTTGGAGCCAACGATTTGGGTAGCACGATGATGGAAGAAAATGTCGTTTCAGCAGCTGGGGCAAGCCATTCTATGAATGAAAGTGAAATGATAAAACTCATCAAAGATATCGGTGAATACCCTGCAAAACGAAACACCGCTTATGAAATCCTCAAAAGGTATTGA
- a CDS encoding thioredoxin family protein: protein MKRIFLFLMFFVTSLIVGIGVSGCKSDNKIDSSLISTGTNISQEVQNENDNMDKKSYAGLEDVFKDTKVITPDGKYMMIVFGSNGCPYCEMLKKDIKNTPELKSYIQNHFSAYYVNLSYSKIHDFKVGTKADLKEVKIPTAQLAQMYDVRPTPTIVLTDTTGKPILVFPGYMPEKQFMAMLEFIGNGEWKKAKDQKEVNKLLRNFILNQTKS from the coding sequence ATGAAAAGAATATTTTTATTTTTGATGTTTTTTGTAACTTCTCTCATTGTGGGAATAGGGGTTTCTGGGTGTAAGAGTGACAATAAAATTGATTCGAGTTTGATTTCAACAGGGACAAATATATCTCAAGAGGTTCAAAACGAGAATGACAATATGGATAAAAAAAGCTATGCAGGTTTGGAGGATGTTTTTAAAGATACAAAGGTAATCACTCCTGATGGTAAATATATGATGATTGTTTTTGGATCAAATGGATGTCCATATTGTGAAATGCTTAAAAAAGACATTAAAAATACTCCAGAGCTTAAAAGCTATATTCAAAATCATTTTAGTGCTTATTATGTGAATTTAAGTTATTCAAAAATTCACGATTTTAAAGTGGGTACCAAAGCAGATTTAAAAGAAGTAAAAATTCCTACTGCCCAACTTGCCCAAATGTATGATGTTCGTCCTACTCCAACGATTGTACTTACCGATACTACAGGCAAACCGATTCTTGTATTTCCGGGTTATATGCCTGAGAAACAGTTTATGGCTATGCTTGAATTTATTGGGAATGGGGAATGGAAAAAGGCAAAAGATCAAAAAGAAGTCAATAAACTCCTTCGTAATTTTATTTTAAATCAAACTAAATCCTAA
- a CDS encoding DUF2393 family protein, protein MIGIIQEIKALFLTVFHRLGPIEIVLFLSIFVVFIFVFTLGLIWHSKRLFAQFCFLLSFVILFSSPFLIKYLMQEKIYKIQISYYRSSPLQYADTFLVDMDIKNLGKKDINKCIVKVDIFRKGTDFMNRLKNIFYPEKSFTHLIEEKIRINQTHHFLIMIDDFYYKTAPYKVGTDCF, encoded by the coding sequence ATGATAGGCATAATACAGGAAATAAAAGCCTTATTTTTAACGGTATTCCATCGTTTGGGTCCTATCGAAATAGTTTTATTTCTTAGTATATTTGTCGTTTTTATTTTTGTTTTTACACTGGGATTGATTTGGCATTCCAAGAGGCTGTTTGCACAATTTTGTTTTTTACTATCTTTTGTGATTTTGTTCTCTTCCCCTTTTTTGATTAAATATTTGATGCAGGAAAAAATCTATAAAATCCAAATTTCTTATTATCGCTCTTCACCATTGCAGTATGCCGATACTTTTTTGGTTGATATGGACATAAAGAATCTAGGAAAAAAAGATATCAATAAGTGCATAGTCAAAGTGGATATTTTTAGAAAAGGAACGGATTTTATGAACCGTTTAAAGAATATTTTTTATCCTGAAAAAAGTTTTACGCATTTGATTGAAGAAAAAATTCGCATCAACCAAACGCATCATTTTTTGATTATGATTGATGATTTTTATTATAAAACAGCCCCTTATAAGGTCGGCACAGATTGTTTTTAA
- the gatB gene encoding Asp-tRNA(Asn)/Glu-tRNA(Gln) amidotransferase subunit GatB, producing the protein MSQFETIIGLEVHVQLNTKTKIFCSCPTSFGESPNTNVCPTCLGLPGALPVLNKEVVKKAIQFGTAIQAQINQDSIFARKNYFYPDLPKAYQISQFEIPIVGKGKLDIEIDGQKKSIGITRAHMEEDAGKNIHENEYSKVDLNRACTPLLEIVSEPDMRSSDEAIAYLKKLHSIVRFIGISDANMQEGSFRCDANVSIRPQGDTKLYTRVEIKNLNSFKFIQKAIEYEVDRQVQAWEDKQYDQEVVQETRLFDTEKGITRSMRGKEEAADYRYFPDPDLLPVHIDAALFEEGRKIAELPDEKRKRYAEELMIKESDAIVLTNDLEMATYFETMIENGASPKGSVTWLSVELLGRLKGEINLQNCGIPAQTLSTLVKRIEEGKISGKSAKEILDVLVEQKGGDVDSLIQSLGLAQVNDDGAILEAIQNVLDTNADKVAEYKNGKEKMFGFFVGQIMKNVKGANPNRVNELLKEKLI; encoded by the coding sequence ATGAGTCAGTTTGAAACGATTATTGGACTTGAAGTCCATGTCCAACTCAATACTAAAACAAAAATTTTTTGTTCTTGTCCGACGAGTTTTGGAGAATCGCCCAATACCAATGTATGCCCAACTTGTTTGGGATTGCCCGGAGCTCTCCCAGTACTCAATAAAGAAGTAGTTAAAAAAGCCATTCAATTTGGAACTGCGATTCAAGCCCAAATTAATCAAGATTCTATCTTTGCAAGAAAAAACTATTTCTATCCCGATTTACCCAAAGCCTATCAAATCTCTCAATTTGAAATCCCTATTGTAGGCAAAGGAAAGCTTGATATAGAAATTGATGGTCAAAAAAAATCCATCGGCATTACGCGGGCACATATGGAAGAAGATGCGGGAAAAAATATTCACGAAAATGAATATTCCAAAGTCGATCTCAATCGTGCCTGCACACCTTTGCTTGAAATCGTTTCTGAACCTGATATGCGAAGCAGTGATGAAGCTATCGCGTATTTAAAAAAACTCCATTCAATCGTTCGCTTCATTGGGATTTCAGATGCGAATATGCAAGAAGGAAGTTTCCGATGCGATGCCAATGTCTCCATCAGACCACAAGGAGATACAAAGCTCTACACAAGGGTTGAAATCAAAAATCTCAATAGTTTCAAATTTATCCAAAAAGCCATTGAATATGAAGTCGATCGCCAAGTTCAAGCGTGGGAAGACAAACAATATGATCAAGAAGTCGTCCAAGAAACAAGGCTTTTTGACACTGAAAAAGGTATCACACGTTCAATGAGAGGCAAGGAAGAGGCAGCAGATTATCGATATTTCCCCGATCCTGATCTTTTGCCTGTGCATATTGATGCAGCACTCTTTGAAGAAGGGCGCAAGATTGCAGAGCTCCCGGATGAAAAAAGAAAGCGATATGCAGAAGAGTTAATGATCAAAGAAAGCGATGCAATTGTCCTTACAAATGATTTGGAAATGGCAACATATTTTGAAACAATGATTGAGAATGGAGCAAGCCCTAAAGGTAGTGTGACTTGGTTAAGCGTTGAATTACTCGGAAGACTCAAAGGAGAAATAAATCTTCAAAATTGTGGCATACCTGCCCAAACTTTAAGTACTCTAGTAAAACGAATTGAAGAGGGAAAAATTAGCGGAAAAAGTGCTAAAGAAATCTTAGATGTATTGGTGGAACAAAAAGGGGGCGATGTTGATTCTCTGATACAATCTTTAGGACTTGCTCAAGTCAATGATGATGGCGCAATTTTAGAGGCAATTCAGAATGTTTTAGATACCAATGCAGATAAAGTGGCAGAATACAAAAATGGAAAAGAAAAAATGTTTGGCTTTTTTGTAGGGCAAATAATGAAAAATGTAAAAGGCGCAAATCCCAATCGAGTTAATGAACTACTCAAAGAAAAGTTAATATAA
- the hemH gene encoding ferrochelatase: MKTSKEAVMLLNMGGPSNLYEIEVFLNNMFNDPYILPIKTAFLRKLASNFIVSRRIEKSKEIYSAIGGKSPMTELTFSLIQKLNQADPTRLYTYAMRYTPPYARLVLEDIQKQGVDSIILFSMYPQYSTTTTLSSLNEVYSLLKELNYKPTLKTIERFYQNKTFNLAVVSEIKRSIQGLDPKDFILIFSAHGLPQSVIEKGDPYQKECEENVEILKEIIHQEGLDFEKIVLSYQSKVGPLKWIGPNTCDIVAKYRNKKIIIYPLSFTIDNSETKYELCIQYKELALKAGVKDYIVCPCLNDSQGFVETILELVNSLKG, translated from the coding sequence ATAAAAACATCCAAAGAGGCTGTAATGCTATTGAATATGGGGGGGCCAAGTAATCTTTATGAGATAGAAGTATTTTTGAACAATATGTTTAATGATCCCTATATTCTGCCTATAAAAACTGCGTTTTTAAGGAAATTAGCAAGCAATTTTATCGTATCTAGAAGAATTGAAAAATCAAAAGAGATTTATTCTGCTATCGGCGGAAAATCTCCAATGACAGAGCTTACCTTTTCTTTGATTCAAAAATTAAATCAGGCTGATCCGACAAGGTTATACACTTATGCAATGAGATATACCCCTCCTTACGCTCGACTCGTTTTGGAGGATATTCAAAAGCAAGGTGTTGATTCCATTATTTTATTCAGTATGTATCCGCAATATTCGACTACAACCACTCTTTCTTCTTTGAATGAAGTTTATAGCTTATTGAAAGAATTGAATTATAAACCTACCCTTAAAACAATAGAGAGATTTTATCAGAATAAGACGTTTAATCTTGCCGTTGTTTCTGAGATCAAGCGTTCGATTCAAGGTCTTGATCCAAAAGATTTTATTTTGATATTTTCTGCACACGGTCTTCCTCAAAGTGTTATCGAAAAAGGAGATCCTTATCAAAAAGAATGTGAGGAAAATGTCGAGATTTTAAAAGAGATTATCCATCAAGAAGGTCTTGATTTTGAAAAAATCGTTTTGTCTTATCAATCAAAAGTTGGTCCTTTAAAATGGATAGGTCCAAATACTTGTGATATTGTGGCAAAATATAGGAATAAAAAAATCATTATTTATCCATTAAGTTTTACGATTGACAATTCTGAAACAAAATATGAGCTTTGCATTCAGTATAAAGAGTTGGCTTTGAAAGCGGGCGTTAAAGATTATATCGTATGCCCTTGTTTAAATGATTCTCAAGGATTTGTGGAAACAATTTTAGAACTTGTAAATTCTTTGAAAGGATGA
- a CDS encoding 16S rRNA (uracil(1498)-N(3))-methyltransferase codes for MRFTYSPNAGEEFLKIEGSLYNHIYQSRRTKIEKKLFFRNLMDGNLYTYEQTKISRNHSELKLCESFFEPVIPKKEIHLIWAIIENKIIEKTLPYLNQMGVAKITFFYANRSQKNEKILLERLKKILICSCEQCGRSSLMCIEMIPNTQEALKCYPKSCVFDFGGKNIYQNFPSLKEGIFIGPEGGFDPQEKEMFKNSDIYSINENFTLKSECAALILAGAAS; via the coding sequence ATGCGTTTTACTTATTCCCCAAATGCAGGAGAAGAGTTTTTAAAAATAGAAGGGAGCTTGTATAACCATATCTATCAATCAAGACGCACAAAAATTGAAAAAAAACTTTTCTTTAGAAACCTTATGGATGGCAATCTTTATACCTATGAACAAACCAAAATTTCCCGCAATCATTCTGAACTCAAACTATGTGAAAGTTTCTTTGAACCCGTTATTCCCAAGAAAGAAATCCATCTCATTTGGGCTATTATCGAAAATAAAATCATTGAGAAAACTTTGCCTTATCTCAATCAAATGGGAGTCGCAAAAATCACTTTTTTTTATGCCAATCGAAGTCAGAAAAATGAAAAAATCCTTCTGGAGAGATTGAAAAAAATCTTGATCTGCTCGTGCGAACAATGTGGCAGAAGTTCCTTAATGTGTATAGAGATGATTCCAAATACACAAGAAGCCTTAAAATGCTACCCAAAATCCTGTGTATTTGATTTTGGAGGCAAAAATATATATCAAAATTTTCCAAGTCTCAAAGAGGGTATTTTTATCGGACCTGAAGGGGGATTTGATCCGCAGGAAAAAGAGATGTTTAAAAATTCAGACATTTATAGCATAAACGAAAATTTTACACTCAAAAGCGAATGTGCTGCTTTAATTCTTGCTGGTGCTGCAAGTTAA